Sequence from the Miscanthus floridulus cultivar M001 chromosome 16, ASM1932011v1, whole genome shotgun sequence genome:
AAGAACATTACACCATAGGCCAtgtataggaaaataaaaaataaataagaaaaTTAATTAGAATAACCTTAATAACGATAAACTTTTTTTCTTTGACTCTTCGCGCGAAAATTCTATTTGGTAGGTTGTGACATTGAGTTAGGGCATTGGGAATGGCGATTGCAGTCACCCTCACCGCCGCGCGCCTGGGAGGTTTGTTAGAATTGGATATCCAGCTCTATCTTCGTATTTGAGAATACTGGGAGGTTCACTTTAGAGGTCCTAGGTGTAAGTTAGGTGCTAGAATGATAATGATGTAGGTGCTAAGATAACGTTTTTGGCGGCGGCTATGGAGGCGGCAGTGTAGCACTGATGACTAAAATCTTAGTAGACCTACTTTTGATTTTCTTTTAGAGCAAACTATTAGAAAATGTCGGTGATGGAATTATTTTTCCTTTCTgcggtactccctccgtcccacaaaGAAAGTCGTTATAGGAtacgtgcaggtcaaactttcttaactttgatcaggtttgtagaaaatacgtgcaacatttatatcttcaaataactttattatgaaagtatattcaacgacctatctaatgatattaattatggattataaatattaaaaaaatttatatataattgatcaaaattaaaaaaagttgacttctcgAGAAGCGAGAACGACTTCTGTTTTAGAATAGATGGAGCAATATTTATTAGACAGGCTACAAAACTAATTTTGGATTATCTTTTCAGGTAGTGTTGTGTTAGAGATGCTCCCTCACACTGTCGTCAGTCGTCACACATGTCCTTCGTGGCTTATCTTTTCCGATCGTGCCCTCCCCGCGCGCACGATTCCACGGATCCGCCCCCGTTTCTTCTTTCTTGGCCAAAACCCCACACACCAACACACACACTTCGCCTTTCCCTCCCTCCGCTGCGCCGCGCCGCTCCgagccctcttcttcctcctcctcctcctcctcctctccccgcGCGACCGAGAATGTTCTACTCGCATCAGCTCCTCGCGCGGAAGGAGCCGCTCGGCCAGATATGGTGCGTCTGCTCCCTTCATCGCGCCTCCTATTCCCCTCGTTGCGGCTCTAATCGCGCTCGTTTCCCTTCCTGTTCCTCGCAATGCGTTTGGTTCTATACCTTCTTCTGACAAATCGCGCTCAGTTTTCTTTTGCTGGTCACGCTTGCGCCGATTCGGCGGCCACTAATTGCGTTCGCCCGTTCGTGTTGTGGTTGCAGGATGGCGGCGACGCTCCACTCGAAGATCAACCGCAAGCGGCTCGACAAGCTCGACATCATCAAAATCTGGTGAGGAAACTGGTCCGAGCGATTCGAGTTCCGCCCTGTTGTGAGGGGATTTTTTTTTGTGCTTTTTtgtttttgctgatttttgtttgTGTGTTTCTCGTTTAGTGAGGAGATTTTGAACCCCTCGGTGCCCATGGCTCTGAGGCTCTCTGGAATCCTCATGGGTGAGTTCAATTTTGCTTGCGCCCCCGAAAATTTTCCTCAAGTTTTTTCGGATGGGTTTTTATTCTCCGTGATCAAAATTCGTGAACAGGTGGCGTGGTGATCGTGTACGAGAGGAAGGTGAAGCTTTTCTACGGTAAGTTTCTTCCTCGCTACTTGTTGATTTTGTTTGAATTCCCTGTGTTTTGTCATCTTATTTCTCAAATCGATCGTGTGTTCTCTTTCTCGCAGCTGATGTGTCTCGGCTTCTGGTAAGAACTCGTTCAGGATTTGCCCGAGTGTTTTCTGTGTGTCCTGGTCGGTCGATTTGATTATCCTTGCAATTCAGTTCGAGTTATACTTGTACTAACTTCTCGTGCAGACTGAGATCAACGAGGCATGGCGGATAAAACCGGCCACAGACACCACCGTCCTCTCCAAGGGTAAAGCCCAAGCCAAGTAAGTTTGCTACCGGTCTCCATCCCTGTCTTAGCGTTTATAGATGTTACATGCTGGGGTTGAGGGGGTTCGGTTTGAGTAAGGTTGCGCTGCGTAATGCTGGTGATGTTGTTACTGAGGAGTGGTGTTTGCTTCTCAGCTTTCTGAAAACAGAGTTTGTTGTGTTTAGGCTGTGCTGTGTTCATCTGGTTGTTTGGATTGGCGAATGTTGTTATCTGGCTGGGATGTTCATGGGAGTTCTTAGGAGATAGATACGTCGTCAGTTTGCTTGAGCTGAATTGGTATGTGGTGCAATGTGTGTACCGTGGGAAATGAAAATGGGATTTACAGCTAGATGTTGGCGATTGCCATGGCAGCTTGCTGCGCCTTGCTCACTGGGCGCTTGTGCTTGCTGAAGCACTCACATCCACTGTCTGATGTATGACTCCCAATGATCTTCTGTCAACTGGACTAATCACTTGCTGTTTCGCTCAAATTTATTCAGTAGGATTGAGACACAGTGTCCAACCTGGGTGGTTCTGGCTGTAGGTACAAGGGTCTCATGCAGGCATTATCGGCCTATGGATTTATTCAAATTCACTGAAGATTCTCCATCTAAATCTGCTTTTAACCTTGTTTCGCTTTATTTTTTAATCTGTTTTTCCAATTTTGACTTTTGAGACATCAGAATAGGATGTGCATAGATTTGCATTTAGCATATTTTGGTGCACCAGTTACTTTCTCCTTCCAATATGTGAGCATCTTCGTGTCATTGGAGTATCTTTTGACATGTTCTTGAGCTTGTCCATTTCACCATGTGCTAGCTATACAATACTGTACTTGAGAAATAATGCTATCTTAAAAGGGCTTTCATCATGAGAACTGGAAATGACCATCTACGGTCATGATTAATTCTTTTGGCATTACCATTCCCTGACCAGTTACGGCTGTAGTATAACCCTTTGAAGTTTGTTTGAGAGTTAATGTAATATTTTCTTGATATAACGCCTTTTCTGGTTAAACTTCTATAGATAAATTTGACCTCATTACTACTAGCTCTTTGCCTCTTTCATAGCCAAACACCTCAGTCTCTCCCCTTCTGTAAATAGCATGGAGTGGGTATGAACTGGTGATATAGGAAAGATTGTTCTTTGCTAAGAGTAAGAAAGTAATGTGGCATGCTTATCTGACAGCAGAACTTCATGCAGGTATGAAGCAGTAACATTGCCAGAGAAAATTATCAATATGGTGGTGGAACAGCCCATGTTTTTCTCAGAGACTGACGGTGCCAGGTTCCGAGGAATGGTAATCCTTGTCACTTGTGTATTTCAGAAAAACTTTATATGCATACAGTATGGTTCTTATTTAGAATAGCCATCAGCATCACATGAACACATCTCTTTTTTCCGACTTTGGCCTTATTGTATCCACTTTTCTGACTGAAATATATGATGCAAGTTTAGCGATTGGAAGATCTGGATGAACAGTACTTTAATGTCAACCTTGATGATGATGACTTCTCTCATGCTGATCAGCGTCATCAAGGTTTGTCTTTCTTCTCTTGCGGACTACTCTTTGTGTTTTTTTTCTTACTCTTTGTGTTTGTATAAGGGAGAATATTCTCAAACTCTATGATATTTTCTCAGCTGAAGCAGTGAATATAACCCTGGTAGATAATTTTGAGTCTGGGCTTGCAGAAACTGATGTGTTCAATCGCTTTGAGAGGTAAAGCAAAGCTGCATACTTATTTAAATTTACCACTCTTTTATCATCGCTGCTGTATGTTTCTTTTTCTTATTTTGTGTATAGTACAAATATAATTTGCAATAGTGCCTTGTATACAGATTTGACATAGCAGATGATGAGACCACAGTCAATATCACTCCTGATGAGCACCCACAAGTTCCAAGTACGCTGGTTCCCTCACCACCTAGGCAGGAAGACCCTCCTCAGCAAGAAGAACAGTACTATGCTGCCCCCTCCCCTGTTCATGAAGAACCTCAACAAGGTGAAACTAAGCACATGATTTACTCTCTGCCATATGGAAACAAGGCTGTAGTTTTTAAAAATTAGAATTTCCTTTTTTCCCCCAAAAAGACAATGATTCTCATGTCAATTGTGCATTGACATGTTACTTCGGTCAAGTGGAAGAATTTGCATCCAAAAGTTTTCCAGTTGATGGTTCTTACTGACAGCTAACGGCCATTTGCAGACTCTGTTAGAATATTCTTGAAACTATTCACGCTTTATCTCTCATGGCCTTTGCACATAGTCAAATGGCTACAGTAGGACTCTGTTTCAGGATAAGAGACTAGGGAGTGCATCCTTGGTGGCAACTGCTGAGTCTTCTAGCTGCTATGTGGCATATCTTGCTCTTTCTCTTTTGGCAATGTGATCCATTAGCTTACCAATAATCGCTAAGCACAACTATATTTCTGATTCTCAACTTATGTCGTATTTCAACCTTTGGTACTTGACAAAAAGAACTTGTAGTTCGTTTCCGCCTTCGTTTTTTTGTTGGTTGACTAGTTACCTGATATATTAGAAGTTGACTGCTGGACATAATTTAAGTACATGTGTTGTTGTATTTATACCATATTTGAAGCCTTTCTGCAATTACTGAAAGTTCTCTTGCAGGGGGGCCAGAGGAGCAAGAGGAGCAGAAGATGAAGGTAAACATGATTTATCAAGCCTTATTACATCTAGAAAATACAAAATAGTATGAAAAGGGATTACTTGTTTAGTTTGTTCTTGTTTACTTGAGCTAGCACTTTTACACAGCAGCAGCAACCACCTAAAGCATCAAAGCGGAAAGCACGTAGGGAACTCCCACAAGTAATTATGGACAATAACCAGATGATGATCCCGGGAAACATATATCAGACATGGCTGAAGGATGCGTCAAGCCTTGTCTCAAAAAGGCGTAAAGTTAACAGTGTATGTTTGGTTCGACTAACCTATTTTCCTGGAGATGTCTGTACTGATGCACTCTAATAAAGAACATTTATCTGATTTATGCTTGCAGAATTTTAATTTTATTCGATCAACCAAGATAAGTGATCTTGTGGACATCCCCCCAGCTGCTCTAATATCTCATGACAACTCGCCCTCAGAATTATATTATCCTAAGCCACTTATGCAGCTCTGGAAGGACTGCACTGAAGTCAAGTCCACAAAAGCTTCTTCAGGTCATTTCATAATTTGTAATATTGTGTCACCTTTCTTGACTTGAAGAAACcatattattttaacatgctaAAGGCCAATTCAAAAACCTGAACTGTTTCTTACTTTCTTAAAGGAGGGCAGCGATCATCATCACAAGAACAACAGCCGAAAAACTCACCACCACATGAATTTCCACCTCAGGTTATTCTAGATTCTTTTATTTTCTGAAAAGAATAACACCGTTCCCTAGTGAGCTGATCATAATTATCATTAGATTTGTccctgatgagtggttgaatttTCAGGCTGGGGGAGAGTATGAGATGGAAACAGGTGGTCTGCCGATGGACTTCACAGATGGCATTGAAAAACTCAGAGCAAACATGAGTGCAGAGTATGACAGAGCTTACGATACTCTGCACAGTGACCATA
This genomic interval carries:
- the LOC136513623 gene encoding sister chromatid cohesion 1 protein 1-like isoform X3 codes for the protein MFYSHQLLARKEPLGQIWMAATLHSKINRKRLDKLDIIKICEEILNPSVPMALRLSGILMGGVVIVYERKVKLFYADVSRLLTEINEAWRIKPATDTTVLSKGKAQAKYEAVTLPEKIINMVVEQPMFFSETDGARFRGMRLEDLDEQYFNVNLDDDDFSHADQRHQAEAVNITLVDNFESGLAETDVFNRFERFDIADDETTVNITPDEHPQVPSTLVPSPPRQEDPPQQEEQYYAAPSPVHEEPQQGGPEEQEEQKMKQQPPKASKRKARRELPQVIMDNNQMMIPGNIYQTWLKDASSLVSKRRKVNSNFNFIRSTKISDLVDIPPAALISHDNSPSELYYPKPLMQLWKDCTEVKSTKASSGGQRSSSQEQQPKNSPPHEFPPQAGGEYEMETGGLPMDFTDGIEKLRANMSAEYDRAYDTLHSDHSVTPGSPAGLSHRSASSSGGSGRAFIPLDPEVQFPSGSGRSKRGRHSSARSLGNLDTVEEDFPLEQEVMDFKMRRLSDYAPTPGLLEETEPTQTPYERRSNPMDKVTETIMSHLKVQFDGPGAPQSESLSHLAHGMTKARAARLFYQATVLATCDYIKVTQLKPYGDILISRGSKM
- the LOC136513623 gene encoding sister chromatid cohesion 1 protein 1-like isoform X2 → MFYSHQLLARKEPLGQIWMAATLHSKINRKRLDKLDIIKICEEILNPSVPMALRLSGILMGGVVIVYERKVKLFYADVSRLLTEINEAWRIKPATDTTVLSKGKAQAKYEAVTLPEKIINMVVEQPMFFSETDGARFRGMRLEDLDEQYFNVNLDDDDFSHADQRHQAEAVNITLVDNFESGLAETDVFNRFERFDIADDETTVNITPDEHPQVPSTLVPSPPRQEDPPQQEEQYYAAPSPVHEEPQQGGPEEQEEQKMKQQQPPKASKRKARRELPQVIMDNNQMMIPGNIYQTWLKDASSLVSKRRKVNSNFNFIRSTKISDLVDIPPAALISHDNSPSELYYPKPLMQLWKDCTEVKSTKASSGGQRSSSQEQQPKNSPPHEFPPQAGGEYEMETGGLPMDFTDGIEKLRANMSAEYDRAYDTLHSDHSVTPGSPGLSHRSASSSGGSGRAFIPLDPEVQFPSGSGRSKRGRHSSARSLGNLDTVEEDFPLEQEVMDFKMRRLSDYAPTPGLLEETEPTQTPYERRSNPMDKVTETIMSHLKVQFDGPGAPQSESLSHLAHGMTKARAARLFYQATVLATCDYIKVTQLKPYGDILISRGSKM
- the LOC136513623 gene encoding sister chromatid cohesion 1 protein 1-like isoform X1; amino-acid sequence: MFYSHQLLARKEPLGQIWMAATLHSKINRKRLDKLDIIKICEEILNPSVPMALRLSGILMGGVVIVYERKVKLFYADVSRLLTEINEAWRIKPATDTTVLSKGKAQAKYEAVTLPEKIINMVVEQPMFFSETDGARFRGMRLEDLDEQYFNVNLDDDDFSHADQRHQAEAVNITLVDNFESGLAETDVFNRFERFDIADDETTVNITPDEHPQVPSTLVPSPPRQEDPPQQEEQYYAAPSPVHEEPQQGGPEEQEEQKMKQQQPPKASKRKARRELPQVIMDNNQMMIPGNIYQTWLKDASSLVSKRRKVNSNFNFIRSTKISDLVDIPPAALISHDNSPSELYYPKPLMQLWKDCTEVKSTKASSGGQRSSSQEQQPKNSPPHEFPPQAGGEYEMETGGLPMDFTDGIEKLRANMSAEYDRAYDTLHSDHSVTPGSPAGLSHRSASSSGGSGRAFIPLDPEVQFPSGSGRSKRGRHSSARSLGNLDTVEEDFPLEQEVMDFKMRRLSDYAPTPGLLEETEPTQTPYERRSNPMDKVTETIMSHLKVQFDGPGAPQSESLSHLAHGMTKARAARLFYQATVLATCDYIKVTQLKPYGDILISRGSKM